Proteins from a single region of Bacteroidales bacterium:
- the crcB gene encoding fluoride efflux transporter CrcB, with translation MLKNVLLVGLGGGIGSMLRYLSTIFITHFFQKSFPLATFTVNILGCFIAGLIFGWVENSTIHHSFRWLLLVGFCGGFTTFSAFSLENVELIRTANLWSTALFYTVISILTGFAAVWAGIAISK, from the coding sequence ATGTTAAAAAATGTATTGTTGGTTGGATTAGGGGGTGGAATAGGCAGTATGTTGCGTTATCTTTCCACCATTTTTATCACTCATTTCTTTCAGAAATCATTTCCATTGGCCACATTTACGGTCAATATACTGGGTTGTTTCATTGCCGGCCTGATATTTGGCTGGGTGGAGAATTCAACCATACATCATTCATTCAGATGGTTGTTGTTGGTGGGATTTTGTGGTGGATTTACCACATTTTCCGCATTTTCCCTTGAAAACGTAGAATTGATCCGGACAGCAAACCTGTGGTCGACAGCTCTTTTTTATACCGTCATCAGTATTTTGACCGGTTTTGCAGCAGTCTGGGCAGGAATTGCTATTTCAAAATAG
- a CDS encoding alginate lyase family protein yields MNKQIILFSIFLTGVTLLNAQFIHPGMLHTKADLDAFKANTQLNREPWKSAWQQLLDSDLALLSLEPHPVPHISCGPYNRPNIGGNEFYHDGNAAYTMALQWYATEIEEYAQKTIEILNAWSNTLDSVTNHNKELKIGVAGIKYLNAAEIIRYTYKDWKKGDQEIFEKMILEKWYPVIEKFTPRNNGNWDAAIAQTMMCIGIFTDRKDIFDRAYHHILDGETNGSLKHYFLETGQCQESGRDQTHTQMGLSYLCNTCEIAWN; encoded by the coding sequence ATGAACAAGCAAATTATCCTTTTTTCCATATTTCTGACAGGGGTTACCTTATTGAATGCACAGTTCATACATCCCGGAATGTTACATACCAAAGCCGACTTGGATGCTTTTAAAGCCAATACACAATTAAACAGGGAACCCTGGAAGAGTGCATGGCAACAACTGCTTGACTCTGACCTGGCGTTATTGTCACTGGAGCCGCATCCTGTGCCGCATATTTCCTGTGGTCCGTACAATCGTCCCAATATAGGTGGTAACGAGTTTTATCATGATGGAAATGCGGCTTATACAATGGCCCTGCAATGGTATGCCACAGAAATCGAAGAGTATGCACAAAAGACCATTGAAATATTGAATGCATGGTCAAATACACTCGATTCGGTGACCAACCACAATAAAGAATTAAAGATAGGTGTGGCCGGTATAAAATACCTGAATGCTGCGGAAATAATCAGGTATACCTATAAGGATTGGAAAAAGGGTGATCAGGAAATTTTTGAGAAGATGATCCTGGAAAAATGGTATCCGGTGATTGAGAAATTTACTCCCCGGAATAACGGGAATTGGGATGCCGCTATCGCACAGACCATGATGTGTATCGGTATTTTCACCGACAGAAAAGATATCTTTGATAGAGCCTATCATCATATATTGGATGGCGAAACCAACGGTTCATTGAAACATTATTTTCTTGAAACGGGACAATGTCAGGAAAGCGGCAGGGATCAGACACATACTCAAATGGGCTTGTCGTATTTGTGTAATACCTGCGAAATAGCATGGAATTAG
- a CDS encoding GNAT family N-acetyltransferase encodes MFRELPKTPKVKVGSVRKAGKKDVKAIKNLYRNTILTVNKNDYSPEQLKYWCDKGKDVNVWEEQIGDQHFILAERQGKVTGFAAITPEGYLHSLFVHKDLQQQGIASMLLESIEKYARRNKIKQVITEVSITARPFFEKKGYATLAEQSVYMGIDMTSYRMTKEIPGKEE; translated from the coding sequence TTGTTCCGGGAACTACCCAAAACGCCTAAAGTAAAAGTAGGATCGGTCAGGAAGGCTGGTAAAAAAGATGTCAAGGCCATCAAAAATTTATATAGGAATACGATTCTGACTGTAAATAAGAATGATTATTCCCCTGAACAACTTAAATATTGGTGTGATAAAGGAAAAGATGTCAACGTATGGGAAGAGCAAATTGGTGACCAGCACTTTATTCTTGCCGAACGTCAGGGAAAAGTTACAGGATTTGCTGCTATAACACCTGAAGGATATTTACATTCCCTGTTTGTACATAAAGATTTACAACAACAGGGAATTGCCTCTATGTTACTCGAAAGTATCGAAAAATATGCAAGGAGGAATAAAATCAAACAGGTGATTACGGAAGTTAGCATTACCGCCAGGCCATTCTTTGAAAAAAAAGGTTATGCTACCTTGGCTGAACAGTCGGTTTATATGGGCATAGATATGACCAGTTACAGAATGACCAAAGAAATTCCCGGAAAAGAAGAATAA
- a CDS encoding insulinase family protein — MLPHIKTVWISCFLFFIQLFVHAQELDLQSPIPVDTTIQIKSLDNGLKYYLRYNNVPEKRVELRLAVKAGSICETDQQKGLAHFVEHMCFNGTKNFKENELINALEEMGVKFGHNLNAYTSFDETVYQLQVPSDRSDLIDKAFQILEDWAHQVTFADKDIDDERGVIVEEWRLGLGADERMFQKYFPVIFKGSRYAERLPIGDMNIVKNAPYEELRKFYKEWYRPNLMAVFVVGDMPEKDMEEKVKKHFSGLGNPKNAPERIEYEVPDNKDPLISIVTDKEATDNVVQVFIKHPKKTETILKDYRDILIQRLYNGMINKRFAELRQDPDAPFTYAGSSYNSFIGPIDAYSIYASAKENEIESTLEVLLIENERVKRFGFTQGELDREKQALLVQYDQAAKEANKNSSQNLIDEYVRNFTEKEPIPGIHAENTYAQNFIPGITLEEINQLAHQWITDSNTCVVVMAPDKDGIQIPSEEDIKRILVASKQADITEYVDHVLDGPLLSEEPKGSRLFRRRDNPDFGLVELIFMNGAQVVLKPTDFQNDQIVFAGFSPGGTSIYTDEDYMSAMMAAGIISVSGLGEFDQISLNKKLSGNTAKISPYIAELFEGVNGSTAPKDLETMLQLNYLYFTNIRRDEEAFNAYISRIKNQVRNMKSNPVYAYLDTLYKVASEDNPRVVTIPTESQIEQINLNNAMYVFQDRFADASDFKFIMVGNFKVNEIIPMLEKYIGGLPSRKRIESWRDVSPSFPSGITEVEYAKNSEEQSRVNILMKGGFEWKFKERLHFAILTDILNIKLRESMREDQGGVYGIQLSSNASIYPNPRYSMEFVWGCSPDNVTQLINTVFEESNKIKANGPTVTDLNKVKETLIRERETIMKDNSYWLSILQNVYRQGDKLMTLDEYKKVINAVKIKDIRNVARKYIKDDHYVVGKLMPVPSADDQQ; from the coding sequence CATATGCGAAACCGATCAGCAAAAAGGCCTGGCACATTTCGTAGAGCATATGTGCTTTAATGGTACGAAAAATTTCAAGGAAAATGAATTGATCAACGCATTGGAAGAGATGGGCGTAAAATTCGGCCATAATTTAAATGCTTATACCAGTTTTGACGAAACAGTGTACCAACTTCAGGTTCCGTCAGATCGTTCCGATCTGATAGATAAAGCATTCCAGATATTGGAAGACTGGGCGCATCAGGTCACTTTTGCCGACAAAGATATTGATGACGAGCGGGGTGTTATTGTTGAAGAGTGGCGTTTAGGACTTGGTGCGGATGAACGTATGTTTCAGAAATACTTTCCGGTAATATTCAAGGGTTCCCGTTACGCCGAGCGATTACCTATAGGGGATATGAACATTGTGAAAAATGCACCATACGAAGAACTCCGTAAATTCTATAAGGAATGGTACCGGCCCAATCTGATGGCTGTATTTGTTGTAGGCGATATGCCTGAAAAAGACATGGAAGAAAAGGTAAAAAAGCATTTTTCCGGATTGGGTAATCCTAAAAATGCTCCTGAACGGATTGAATATGAAGTACCTGACAATAAAGATCCGCTGATATCGATTGTTACCGATAAAGAAGCGACAGATAATGTGGTGCAGGTATTTATCAAACATCCGAAAAAAACTGAAACTATCCTAAAAGATTACCGGGATATATTGATTCAAAGATTGTATAATGGGATGATCAACAAACGTTTCGCTGAATTGAGACAGGATCCGGATGCCCCATTCACTTATGCCGGTTCATCATACAACAGCTTTATCGGCCCCATTGATGCATATAGTATATATGCATCTGCCAAAGAAAATGAGATTGAATCGACCCTTGAAGTATTGCTCATTGAAAACGAACGGGTAAAGAGGTTTGGATTTACCCAGGGAGAACTGGACCGGGAAAAACAGGCATTACTGGTACAATATGACCAGGCTGCAAAAGAAGCCAATAAAAACAGCTCCCAGAACCTGATCGATGAGTATGTACGTAATTTTACTGAAAAAGAACCGATTCCCGGTATCCATGCAGAAAATACATATGCCCAAAACTTTATTCCCGGAATAACACTGGAAGAAATCAATCAGCTGGCCCATCAATGGATCACAGACAGTAACACATGCGTGGTGGTTATGGCTCCTGATAAAGATGGCATTCAAATACCTTCAGAGGAAGATATAAAAAGAATCCTGGTTGCCTCAAAACAAGCAGATATCACTGAATATGTGGATCATGTACTGGATGGGCCCTTACTTTCTGAGGAGCCTAAGGGAAGCCGGTTATTTCGTCGTAGAGATAATCCAGATTTCGGACTGGTAGAGCTTATCTTCATGAATGGCGCACAAGTTGTTTTAAAGCCCACCGATTTTCAAAATGATCAGATAGTATTTGCTGGGTTCAGTCCTGGTGGAACTTCTATATATACCGATGAGGATTACATGTCGGCGATGATGGCGGCAGGAATTATTTCCGTAAGCGGATTAGGTGAGTTCGATCAGATTTCCCTGAACAAAAAACTTTCAGGAAATACAGCCAAGATTTCTCCTTATATTGCCGAATTATTTGAAGGTGTCAACGGGTCGACAGCGCCAAAAGATCTGGAAACGATGTTGCAGTTGAATTACCTTTACTTTACAAATATCCGCCGGGATGAAGAGGCTTTCAATGCTTATATATCACGTATCAAAAACCAGGTCAGGAATATGAAGAGCAATCCTGTTTATGCTTATCTGGATACCCTTTATAAAGTAGCCTCAGAAGATAATCCCCGTGTAGTCACTATTCCGACTGAAAGCCAAATAGAACAGATCAACCTGAACAATGCCATGTACGTATTTCAGGATAGGTTTGCCGATGCCAGCGACTTTAAATTCATCATGGTAGGTAATTTCAAAGTGAATGAAATCATTCCCATGCTCGAGAAATACATAGGTGGACTTCCTTCCAGAAAACGGATTGAATCCTGGCGTGACGTATCTCCTTCATTTCCTTCAGGCATCACAGAAGTGGAATATGCTAAAAACTCGGAAGAACAAAGCCGTGTAAATATATTGATGAAGGGTGGTTTTGAATGGAAATTTAAGGAAAGGTTGCATTTTGCCATCCTGACTGACATACTGAATATTAAATTACGGGAATCCATGCGCGAAGATCAGGGAGGTGTCTATGGGATACAATTGTCCTCCAACGCAAGTATTTATCCTAACCCAAGATATTCGATGGAATTTGTGTGGGGGTGTTCTCCCGATAATGTAACTCAACTGATCAACACAGTGTTTGAAGAATCAAATAAAATAAAAGCCAATGGACCTACAGTTACCGACTTGAACAAGGTAAAAGAAACACTGATACGGGAACGGGAAACCATCATGAAAGACAATTCATACTGGCTGAGTATTTTGCAAAATGTTTATCGCCAAGGGGATAAACTGATGACGCTGGATGAATATAAAAAAGTGATCAATGCTGTGAAAATAAAGGACATCAGGAATGTCGCCCGTAAATATATTAAAGATGACCACTATGTAGTAGGTAAACTGATGCCTGTACCTTCTGCAGATGATCAGCAATAA